From the genome of Malus sylvestris chromosome 6, drMalSylv7.2, whole genome shotgun sequence, one region includes:
- the LOC126626155 gene encoding uncharacterized protein LOC126626155 isoform X2, which translates to MDKNFCTDNAGNGFVRTENSRFYVRIDRRKEYVNLRIHIPERLLQLNGETRTVQATNNYNNLKIYLYFSEPVLNSSAEILNSLNISQGSLHPDSRKDLGNRRFGFMVADISSVAIVTVSLNSNLIISRQGTPVSPISPTTFLFDSKRPAVKLSTPSSMRTREHSIPVFIKFMKPVFHFNSSSLSLSGGRLQSFREISKSTYIAEIQGVDDIVSVNVPENTSGDVAGNKNLASNVLRVTHYSVPMISSVISAFATALFVVTSIAAGLLSISTASLQSLWSISRPSSLASEPARNLFRIACHIQVFALSRWLAVTLPVNYYELVRGLQWSIPYYSLPWESGNGFPVSSPFTSSSSYMIENYSSEILQGVQLEEESFKKDTSLYGLPLSPTEYRMFFELDGENITPEAEYLSNPYNANRWRNFDRTMFWLAVICGSLILLRLLVLFILKLRKNSEKRGCYGALTFPRFEIFLVILALPCICEASAALIRGGVSSGVIVGSLLLVVISFLLLALFLFLSVGITFGKLLQYKEVHREGLKFHWYQELVRVTLGPGKRGQWTWKGQQKSVYLIIFGPLFEDLRGPPKYMLSQISEGNAGKHGDSIIASDDETEDAEAPFIQKVFGILRIYYTLLECVKRVAVGIMAGVYMDKWSSKTPSITLLCITSFQLFFIVLKKPFIKKKVQLVEIISISSEVGLFATCLLLLEKDFSAGDKTKLGLFMLFLFLVGFIAQMINEWYALYKQTLLLDPAENFLTGLKLASVGCLLLFMPRKLINTLESKFQVESQFQVSQQTEGATRDPSSSTGGYRSSAATDKPWLKQLREMAKSSFSKEGSGVTNDPSSSHTRTRWSGFWSAKGSGSSSTPNSSVDYKSKSKGLYKDLEAIFASK; encoded by the exons ATGGACAAGAATTTCTGCACCGATAATGCTGGAAACGGTTTTGTAAGAACAGAAAATTCAAGATTCTATGTACGCATTG ATAGAAGAAAGGAGTATGTCAACTTGAGGATTCATATTCCCGAAAGGCTACTTCAGCTGAATGGTGAAACCAGAACAGTGCAGGCAACTAACAATTACAATAACCTAAAGATTTATTTGTACTTCTCAGAACCAGTTCTGAATTCATCTGcagaaattttaaattccctcAACATAAGTCAGGGATCACTTCACCCTGATAGCAGAAAGGACCTCGGGAATCGCAGATTTGGCTTTatg GTTGCAGATATATCTAGCGTCGCTATAGTCACAGTAAGCCTCAATTCGAACTTGATAATAAGCAGACAAGGGACTCCAGTTTCTCCAATTTCACcgacaactttcctttttg ATTCAAAAAGACCCGCTGTGAAGTTGAGTACACCCTCAAGTATGAGAACAAGAGAACACAGTATCCCCGTATTTATAAAGTTTATGAAGCCTGTATTTCATTTCAACTCTTCTTCTCTGTCACTGTCAGGAGGGCGCTTACAAAG CTTTCGCGAAATAAGTAAGAGCACATACATTGCCGAAATACAAGGAGTTGATGACATTGTTTCTGTCAATGTTCCTGAAAACACATCGGGAGATGTTGCTGGAAATAAAAATCTTGCATCAAATGTTCTACGAGTGACACACT ATTCGGTGCCTATGATATCTTCCGTCATATCTGCATTTGCAACTGCTCTTTTTGTGGTGACGTCCATAGCTGCAGGGCTGCTTTCGATTTCAACTGCAAGCCTTCAATCTCTTTGGTCAATTAGCAGACCATCTTCTTTGGCATCTGAACCAGCAAGAAATCTTTTT AGAATTGCTTGCCATATTCAAGTTTTTGCACTCTCTAGATGGTTGGCAGTTACACTACCCGTTAATTATTATGAACTAGTAAGGGGTTTACAGTGGAGCATTCCTTACTATAGTCTCCCATGGGAATCAGGGAATGGCTTCCCAGTCTCTAGTCCTTTCACCAGCTCGAGTTCCTACATGATCGAGAATTATAGCTCCGAAATTTTGCAAGGTGTGCAACTAGAAGAAGAGAGTTTTAAGAAGGATACTTCACTATACGGGTTGCCACTTAGTCCAACAGAATACAGAATGTTTTTTGAG TTGGACGGTGAAAACATTACACCTGAAGCTGAGTATCTCTCCAATCCTTATAACGCTAACCG GTGGAGGAATTTTGATAGAACGATGTTCTGGTTAGCTGTGATTTGTGGCAGTTTGATTCTGTTACGTCTTTTGGTTCTTTTTATCTTGAAACTGAGGAAAAATTCTGAGAAACGGGGATGTTATGGAGCACTCACATTCCCCAGATTTGAGATATTTCTTGTAATTCTTGCATTGCCTTGTATTTGTGAGGCCTCTGCTGCTCTAATTAGAG GAGGAGTTTCATCTGGGGTTATAGTTGGCAGTCTGTTGCTGGTTGTCATATCTTTTCTGCTGCTCGCCTTGTTCTTGTTCCTCTCAGTTGGCATTACATTCGGAAAGCTACTTCAGTACAAGGAAGTGCATCGCGAAGGCCTGAAGTTTCACTGGTATCAAGAGCTAGTCCGGGTGACCCTAGGTCCGGGCAAAAGAGGTCAGTGGACATGGAAAGGTCAACAGAAGTCTGTTTATCTAATCATCTTTGGCCCTCTCTTTGAAGATCTAAGAGGCCCCCCAAAGTACATGCTCTCTCAGATTTCTGAAGGCAATGCTGGCAAACATGGGGACTCCATCATAGCTTCCGATGATGAAACAGAAGATGCAGAAGCACCTTTTATCCAAAAGGTGTTTGGAATACTGCGAATATACTACACGCTGCTGGAATGCGTGAAAAGGGTTGCTGTTGGGATCATGGCTGGTGTCTACATGGACAAATGGTCCTCGAAAACTCCTTCGATCACCTTACTTTGCATAACCTCTTTCCAACTCTTTTTCATTGTTCTCAAGAAGCCTTTCATTAAGAAAAAGGTTCAGCTGGTGGAGATCATCTCGATTTCCAGTGAAGTCGGATTATTTGCAACATGCTTGCTTCTCTTGGAGAAGGATTTTTCAGCCGGCGACAAGACTAAACTTGGACTTTTCATGCTATTTCTATTCCTAGTCGGATTTATTGCACAGATGATTAATGAATGGTATGCATTGTACAAACAAACATTGCTGCTGGATCCTGCTGAGAACTTCTTAACGGGTCTGAAATTAGCTTCAGTTGGATGCCTCCTGTTATTCATGCCGCGGAAATTGATCAATACCTTGGAAAGCAAGTTCCAAGTGGAGAGCCAGTTCCAAGTGAGTCAGCAGACCGAGGGAGCAACGAGGGATCCTAGTTCATCTACAGGAGGTTACCGGAGCTCAGCTGCAACAGATAAACCGTGGCTAAAACAACTAAGGGAGATGGCAAAATCTAGCTTTAGTAAAGAAGGAAGTGGAGTTACGAATGATCCTTCGAGTAGTCACACTCGAACCAGATGGAGCGGGTTTTGGAGTGCGAAAGGGAGCGGGAGCTCCTCAACGCCAAATTCTTCTGTTGATTACAAATCGAAATCAAAAGGGCTGTACAAAGATTTAGAGGCCATTTTTGCATCTAAGTGA
- the LOC126626158 gene encoding uncharacterized protein LOC126626158 isoform X3: protein MFRHQIGQASKRIPNSPSVLFAVAEDQSEYSDIKPDATELENHCPNSEDIFPSNSSYIHFDGTGGKPGLVSFYNRPYKKEEEVSTNNPERKQNSLLWFIGPAVLLASFIFPSLYLRKILSTIFEDSLLTDFLILFFTEALFYSGVAVFLLLIDRLRRTTEPELVVPSNRTPAPQLGQRISSVASLVLSLIIPMVTMGYVWPWTGPAASATLAPYLVGIVVQFAFEQYARYKKSPSWPVIPVIFQVYRLHQLNRAAQLVTALSFTVRGAETTPHNLAINSSLGTLLNVLQCLGVICIWSLSSFLMRFFSSTTNPP from the exons ATGTTCAGACATCAAATAGGGCAGGCAAGCAAAAGGATTCCAAACAGTCCCAGTGTTCTCTTTGCTGTTGCTGAAGACCAGTCAGAATATAGTGATATAAAACCAGATGCTACGGAGCTAGAAAATCACTGTCCTAATTCTGAAGATATATTTCCTTCTAACAGTTCATATATCCATTTTGATGGTACTGGTGGAAAACCAGGTTTAGTCTCATTTTATAACCGTCCatataaaaaggaagaagaagtttCTACAAATAATCCAGAAAGGAAGCAAAACAGCCTCTTATGGTTCATCGGTCCAGCTGTTCTCCTAGCTTCTTTCATTTTCCCCTCGCTCTATCTGCGCAAAATACTATCTACTATATTTGAGGATTCGTTGTTGACAG ATTTTCTCATCTTGTTCTTCACGGAAGCTCTCTTCTACAGTGGTGTTGCGGTGTTTCTTCTTCTGATTGACCGTTTAAGGAGGACAACTGAACCAGAATTGGTTGTCCCCAGTAACAGAACCCCAGCCCCTCAATTAGGACAGCGAATCTCATCTGTAGCTTCCTTGGTACTCAGTCTTATAATTCCTATGGTGACTATGGGTTATGTTTGGCCATGGACTGGCCCTGCAGCTTCTGCTACTCTTGCTCCGTATCTGGTTGGTATAGTGGTCCAATTCGCATTTGAGCAGTATGCAAGATATAAGAAGTCACCTTCATGGCCTGTTATCCCGGTCATCTTTCAA GTCTATAGATTGCATCAACTGAATAGAGCAGCGCAACTGGTGACTGCTCTGTCCTTTACAGTCAGAGGAGCTGAGACGACACCGCACAACTTGGCAATAAACAGTTCCTTGGGTACACTGTTGAATGTCCTTCAATGCCTTGGAGTTATCTGCATTTGGTCTCTCTCAAGTTTCCTTATGAGGTTCTTCTCTTCCACCACTAATCCACCCTAA
- the LOC126626163 gene encoding cysteine-rich receptor-like protein kinase 10 isoform X2, with protein MPNRSLDKLLFDPCEKTELDWGKRFRIIEGVAQGVLYSHNYSRLKIIHRDLKASNVLLDGSMNPIISDFGMVKIFEINQTEANTNRVVGTLYGHFSEKLDVFSFGVLLLEIGSGKKNAAFYRFEHSPTLAGWAWELWKEGRGKEVIDESVNMPAR; from the exons ATGCCCAATCGGAGTTTGGACAAACTTTTGTTTG ATCCATGTGAAAAAACAGAACTAGATTGGGGAAAGCGTTTTCGAATTATAGAAGGTGTCGCTCAAGGAGTACTTTACAGCCACAACTACTCTAGACTGAAAATCATTCACAGGGACCTAAAAGCAAGTAATGTTTTGTTGGATGGCTCGATGAACCCAATAATATCAGACTTTGGAATGGTAAAGATTTTCGAGATAAATCAGACCGAAGCAAATACCAATAGGGTTGTTGGCACATT ATATGGCCATTTCTCTGAGAAACTGGATGTATTTAGTTTCGGAGTGCTGTTGCTGGAGATTGGGAGTGGAAAGAAGAATGCTGCATTTTATCGCTTTGAACATTCACCAACTCTTGCTGGATGG GCATGGGAGTTGTggaaagaaggaagaggaaaggaggTGATTGATGAATCAGTGAACATGCCGGCCCGATGA
- the LOC126626163 gene encoding cysteine-rich receptor-like protein kinase 10 isoform X1 has product MPNRSLDKLLFDPCEKTELDWGKRFRIIEGVAQGVLYSHNYSRLKIIHRDLKASNVLLDGSMNPIISDFGMVKIFEINQTEANTNRVVGTLYGHFSEKLDVFSFGVLLLEIGSGKKNAAFYRFEHSPTLAGWVSAKKTFQLMIIEYLSLATTNDRKIQHFN; this is encoded by the exons ATGCCCAATCGGAGTTTGGACAAACTTTTGTTTG ATCCATGTGAAAAAACAGAACTAGATTGGGGAAAGCGTTTTCGAATTATAGAAGGTGTCGCTCAAGGAGTACTTTACAGCCACAACTACTCTAGACTGAAAATCATTCACAGGGACCTAAAAGCAAGTAATGTTTTGTTGGATGGCTCGATGAACCCAATAATATCAGACTTTGGAATGGTAAAGATTTTCGAGATAAATCAGACCGAAGCAAATACCAATAGGGTTGTTGGCACATT ATATGGCCATTTCTCTGAGAAACTGGATGTATTTAGTTTCGGAGTGCTGTTGCTGGAGATTGGGAGTGGAAAGAAGAATGCTGCATTTTATCGCTTTGAACATTCACCAACTCTTGCTGGATGGGTAAGTGCTAAAAAAACATTCCAACTTATGATCATTGAGTATTTAAGCCTTGCAACTACAAATGACCGCAAAATTCAACATTTTAATTAG
- the LOC126626158 gene encoding uncharacterized protein LOC126626158 isoform X2, producing the protein MWFFVFLLGHFSCFPLPNEKGFPGNSCMFRHQIGQASKRIPNSPSVLFAVAEDQSEYSDIKPDATELENHCPNSEDIFPSNSSYIHFDGTGGKPGLVSFYNRPYKKEEEVSTNNPERKQNSLLWFIGPAVLLASFIFPSLYLRKILSTIFEDSLLTDFLILFFTEALFYSGVAVFLLLIDRLRRTTEPELVVPSNRTPAPQLGQRISSVASLVLSLIIPMVTMGYVWPWTGPAASATLAPYLVGIVVQFAFEQYARYKKSPSWPVIPVIFQVYRLHQLNRAAQLVTALSFTVRGAETTPHNLAINSSLGTLLNVLQCLGVICIWSLSSFLMRFFSSTTNPP; encoded by the exons ATGTGGTTCTTCGTTTTCTTGCTTggccacttctcctgcttcccATTGCCAAACGAGAAGGGGTTCCCAG GTAATTCATGCATGTTCAGACATCAAATAGGGCAGGCAAGCAAAAGGATTCCAAACAGTCCCAGTGTTCTCTTTGCTGTTGCTGAAGACCAGTCAGAATATAGTGATATAAAACCAGATGCTACGGAGCTAGAAAATCACTGTCCTAATTCTGAAGATATATTTCCTTCTAACAGTTCATATATCCATTTTGATGGTACTGGTGGAAAACCAGGTTTAGTCTCATTTTATAACCGTCCatataaaaaggaagaagaagtttCTACAAATAATCCAGAAAGGAAGCAAAACAGCCTCTTATGGTTCATCGGTCCAGCTGTTCTCCTAGCTTCTTTCATTTTCCCCTCGCTCTATCTGCGCAAAATACTATCTACTATATTTGAGGATTCGTTGTTGACAG ATTTTCTCATCTTGTTCTTCACGGAAGCTCTCTTCTACAGTGGTGTTGCGGTGTTTCTTCTTCTGATTGACCGTTTAAGGAGGACAACTGAACCAGAATTGGTTGTCCCCAGTAACAGAACCCCAGCCCCTCAATTAGGACAGCGAATCTCATCTGTAGCTTCCTTGGTACTCAGTCTTATAATTCCTATGGTGACTATGGGTTATGTTTGGCCATGGACTGGCCCTGCAGCTTCTGCTACTCTTGCTCCGTATCTGGTTGGTATAGTGGTCCAATTCGCATTTGAGCAGTATGCAAGATATAAGAAGTCACCTTCATGGCCTGTTATCCCGGTCATCTTTCAA GTCTATAGATTGCATCAACTGAATAGAGCAGCGCAACTGGTGACTGCTCTGTCCTTTACAGTCAGAGGAGCTGAGACGACACCGCACAACTTGGCAATAAACAGTTCCTTGGGTACACTGTTGAATGTCCTTCAATGCCTTGGAGTTATCTGCATTTGGTCTCTCTCAAGTTTCCTTATGAGGTTCTTCTCTTCCACCACTAATCCACCCTAA
- the LOC126626158 gene encoding uncharacterized protein LOC126626158 isoform X1: MTLKCGSSFSCLATSPASHCQTRRGSQLSLLHVPYCSQRCGAQQLRYVKGNSCMFRHQIGQASKRIPNSPSVLFAVAEDQSEYSDIKPDATELENHCPNSEDIFPSNSSYIHFDGTGGKPGLVSFYNRPYKKEEEVSTNNPERKQNSLLWFIGPAVLLASFIFPSLYLRKILSTIFEDSLLTDFLILFFTEALFYSGVAVFLLLIDRLRRTTEPELVVPSNRTPAPQLGQRISSVASLVLSLIIPMVTMGYVWPWTGPAASATLAPYLVGIVVQFAFEQYARYKKSPSWPVIPVIFQVYRLHQLNRAAQLVTALSFTVRGAETTPHNLAINSSLGTLLNVLQCLGVICIWSLSSFLMRFFSSTTNPP; the protein is encoded by the exons ATGACGCTTAAATGTGGTTCTTCGTTTTCTTGCTTggccacttctcctgcttcccATTGCCAAACGAGAAGGGGTTCCCAG TTGAGCTTATTGCATGTACCGTACTGCAGCCAACGATGTGGTGCTCAGCAGCTAAGATATGTTAAAG GTAATTCATGCATGTTCAGACATCAAATAGGGCAGGCAAGCAAAAGGATTCCAAACAGTCCCAGTGTTCTCTTTGCTGTTGCTGAAGACCAGTCAGAATATAGTGATATAAAACCAGATGCTACGGAGCTAGAAAATCACTGTCCTAATTCTGAAGATATATTTCCTTCTAACAGTTCATATATCCATTTTGATGGTACTGGTGGAAAACCAGGTTTAGTCTCATTTTATAACCGTCCatataaaaaggaagaagaagtttCTACAAATAATCCAGAAAGGAAGCAAAACAGCCTCTTATGGTTCATCGGTCCAGCTGTTCTCCTAGCTTCTTTCATTTTCCCCTCGCTCTATCTGCGCAAAATACTATCTACTATATTTGAGGATTCGTTGTTGACAG ATTTTCTCATCTTGTTCTTCACGGAAGCTCTCTTCTACAGTGGTGTTGCGGTGTTTCTTCTTCTGATTGACCGTTTAAGGAGGACAACTGAACCAGAATTGGTTGTCCCCAGTAACAGAACCCCAGCCCCTCAATTAGGACAGCGAATCTCATCTGTAGCTTCCTTGGTACTCAGTCTTATAATTCCTATGGTGACTATGGGTTATGTTTGGCCATGGACTGGCCCTGCAGCTTCTGCTACTCTTGCTCCGTATCTGGTTGGTATAGTGGTCCAATTCGCATTTGAGCAGTATGCAAGATATAAGAAGTCACCTTCATGGCCTGTTATCCCGGTCATCTTTCAA GTCTATAGATTGCATCAACTGAATAGAGCAGCGCAACTGGTGACTGCTCTGTCCTTTACAGTCAGAGGAGCTGAGACGACACCGCACAACTTGGCAATAAACAGTTCCTTGGGTACACTGTTGAATGTCCTTCAATGCCTTGGAGTTATCTGCATTTGGTCTCTCTCAAGTTTCCTTATGAGGTTCTTCTCTTCCACCACTAATCCACCCTAA
- the LOC126626155 gene encoding uncharacterized protein LOC126626155 isoform X1, giving the protein MGFLQISWAVLILWVVPFLCLKANSDGSEVSVKFLKAPHAFSHLNSATFSFEALVGGNAESCTNCSFSCKLDDGVSSYCGTRNVSYSGLQDGNHTVEVCTNGPPGVACASHNWTVDTIHPTATVTASRSFTNALNVSVNISFSEPCTGGGGFGCLSTNTCNLLVYGAGQVVPSSLNTLQPNLGYSLLVGLSPSVQYGRVILVMDKNFCTDNAGNGFVRTENSRFYVRIDRRKEYVNLRIHIPERLLQLNGETRTVQATNNYNNLKIYLYFSEPVLNSSAEILNSLNISQGSLHPDSRKDLGNRRFGFMVADISSVAIVTVSLNSNLIISRQGTPVSPISPTTFLFDSKRPAVKLSTPSSMRTREHSIPVFIKFMKPVFHFNSSSLSLSGGRLQSFREISKSTYIAEIQGVDDIVSVNVPENTSGDVAGNKNLASNVLRVTHYSVPMISSVISAFATALFVVTSIAAGLLSISTASLQSLWSISRPSSLASEPARNLFRIACHIQVFALSRWLAVTLPVNYYELVRGLQWSIPYYSLPWESGNGFPVSSPFTSSSSYMIENYSSEILQGVQLEEESFKKDTSLYGLPLSPTEYRMFFELDGENITPEAEYLSNPYNANRWRNFDRTMFWLAVICGSLILLRLLVLFILKLRKNSEKRGCYGALTFPRFEIFLVILALPCICEASAALIRGGVSSGVIVGSLLLVVISFLLLALFLFLSVGITFGKLLQYKEVHREGLKFHWYQELVRVTLGPGKRGQWTWKGQQKSVYLIIFGPLFEDLRGPPKYMLSQISEGNAGKHGDSIIASDDETEDAEAPFIQKVFGILRIYYTLLECVKRVAVGIMAGVYMDKWSSKTPSITLLCITSFQLFFIVLKKPFIKKKVQLVEIISISSEVGLFATCLLLLEKDFSAGDKTKLGLFMLFLFLVGFIAQMINEWYALYKQTLLLDPAENFLTGLKLASVGCLLLFMPRKLINTLESKFQVESQFQVSQQTEGATRDPSSSTGGYRSSAATDKPWLKQLREMAKSSFSKEGSGVTNDPSSSHTRTRWSGFWSAKGSGSSSTPNSSVDYKSKSKGLYKDLEAIFASK; this is encoded by the exons ATGGGGTTTCTTCAAATTTCATGGGCAGTTTTGATTCTTTGGGTGGTTCCATTTTTGTGTTTGAAAGCAAACTCTGATGGTTCAGAGGTTTCTGTTAAGTTCTTGAAGGCTCCACATGCATTCTCTCATCTCAACTCAGCCACATTTTCCTTTGAAGCTTTGGTTGGAGGAAATGCAGAGTCCTGCACAAATTGTAGCTTCAGTTGCAAg CTGGATGATGGGGTGAGTTCTTATTGTGGAACTCGAAACGTTTCGTACTCAGGCTTGCAGGATGGAAATCATACAGTTGAGGTCTGCACCAATGGGCCTCCAGGAGTTGCTTGTGCTTCGCATAACTGGACTGTTG ATACAATACACCCAACAGCAACTGTTACTGCCTCTAGATCTTTTACGAACGCTTTGAATGTTTCAGTAAATATTTCTTTCAGTGAGCCCTGTACTGGTGGAGGAGGTTTTGGATGTTTGTCTACGAACACCTGCAAC CTGCTAGTCTATGGGGCTGGCCAAGTTGTACCATCTTCACTCAATACTCTGCAGCCGAACCTTGGATATTCTCTTCTTGTGGGTTTATCACCTTCTGTTCAATACGGACGAGTTATCCTGGTAATGGACAAGAATTTCTGCACCGATAATGCTGGAAACGGTTTTGTAAGAACAGAAAATTCAAGATTCTATGTACGCATTG ATAGAAGAAAGGAGTATGTCAACTTGAGGATTCATATTCCCGAAAGGCTACTTCAGCTGAATGGTGAAACCAGAACAGTGCAGGCAACTAACAATTACAATAACCTAAAGATTTATTTGTACTTCTCAGAACCAGTTCTGAATTCATCTGcagaaattttaaattccctcAACATAAGTCAGGGATCACTTCACCCTGATAGCAGAAAGGACCTCGGGAATCGCAGATTTGGCTTTatg GTTGCAGATATATCTAGCGTCGCTATAGTCACAGTAAGCCTCAATTCGAACTTGATAATAAGCAGACAAGGGACTCCAGTTTCTCCAATTTCACcgacaactttcctttttg ATTCAAAAAGACCCGCTGTGAAGTTGAGTACACCCTCAAGTATGAGAACAAGAGAACACAGTATCCCCGTATTTATAAAGTTTATGAAGCCTGTATTTCATTTCAACTCTTCTTCTCTGTCACTGTCAGGAGGGCGCTTACAAAG CTTTCGCGAAATAAGTAAGAGCACATACATTGCCGAAATACAAGGAGTTGATGACATTGTTTCTGTCAATGTTCCTGAAAACACATCGGGAGATGTTGCTGGAAATAAAAATCTTGCATCAAATGTTCTACGAGTGACACACT ATTCGGTGCCTATGATATCTTCCGTCATATCTGCATTTGCAACTGCTCTTTTTGTGGTGACGTCCATAGCTGCAGGGCTGCTTTCGATTTCAACTGCAAGCCTTCAATCTCTTTGGTCAATTAGCAGACCATCTTCTTTGGCATCTGAACCAGCAAGAAATCTTTTT AGAATTGCTTGCCATATTCAAGTTTTTGCACTCTCTAGATGGTTGGCAGTTACACTACCCGTTAATTATTATGAACTAGTAAGGGGTTTACAGTGGAGCATTCCTTACTATAGTCTCCCATGGGAATCAGGGAATGGCTTCCCAGTCTCTAGTCCTTTCACCAGCTCGAGTTCCTACATGATCGAGAATTATAGCTCCGAAATTTTGCAAGGTGTGCAACTAGAAGAAGAGAGTTTTAAGAAGGATACTTCACTATACGGGTTGCCACTTAGTCCAACAGAATACAGAATGTTTTTTGAG TTGGACGGTGAAAACATTACACCTGAAGCTGAGTATCTCTCCAATCCTTATAACGCTAACCG GTGGAGGAATTTTGATAGAACGATGTTCTGGTTAGCTGTGATTTGTGGCAGTTTGATTCTGTTACGTCTTTTGGTTCTTTTTATCTTGAAACTGAGGAAAAATTCTGAGAAACGGGGATGTTATGGAGCACTCACATTCCCCAGATTTGAGATATTTCTTGTAATTCTTGCATTGCCTTGTATTTGTGAGGCCTCTGCTGCTCTAATTAGAG GAGGAGTTTCATCTGGGGTTATAGTTGGCAGTCTGTTGCTGGTTGTCATATCTTTTCTGCTGCTCGCCTTGTTCTTGTTCCTCTCAGTTGGCATTACATTCGGAAAGCTACTTCAGTACAAGGAAGTGCATCGCGAAGGCCTGAAGTTTCACTGGTATCAAGAGCTAGTCCGGGTGACCCTAGGTCCGGGCAAAAGAGGTCAGTGGACATGGAAAGGTCAACAGAAGTCTGTTTATCTAATCATCTTTGGCCCTCTCTTTGAAGATCTAAGAGGCCCCCCAAAGTACATGCTCTCTCAGATTTCTGAAGGCAATGCTGGCAAACATGGGGACTCCATCATAGCTTCCGATGATGAAACAGAAGATGCAGAAGCACCTTTTATCCAAAAGGTGTTTGGAATACTGCGAATATACTACACGCTGCTGGAATGCGTGAAAAGGGTTGCTGTTGGGATCATGGCTGGTGTCTACATGGACAAATGGTCCTCGAAAACTCCTTCGATCACCTTACTTTGCATAACCTCTTTCCAACTCTTTTTCATTGTTCTCAAGAAGCCTTTCATTAAGAAAAAGGTTCAGCTGGTGGAGATCATCTCGATTTCCAGTGAAGTCGGATTATTTGCAACATGCTTGCTTCTCTTGGAGAAGGATTTTTCAGCCGGCGACAAGACTAAACTTGGACTTTTCATGCTATTTCTATTCCTAGTCGGATTTATTGCACAGATGATTAATGAATGGTATGCATTGTACAAACAAACATTGCTGCTGGATCCTGCTGAGAACTTCTTAACGGGTCTGAAATTAGCTTCAGTTGGATGCCTCCTGTTATTCATGCCGCGGAAATTGATCAATACCTTGGAAAGCAAGTTCCAAGTGGAGAGCCAGTTCCAAGTGAGTCAGCAGACCGAGGGAGCAACGAGGGATCCTAGTTCATCTACAGGAGGTTACCGGAGCTCAGCTGCAACAGATAAACCGTGGCTAAAACAACTAAGGGAGATGGCAAAATCTAGCTTTAGTAAAGAAGGAAGTGGAGTTACGAATGATCCTTCGAGTAGTCACACTCGAACCAGATGGAGCGGGTTTTGGAGTGCGAAAGGGAGCGGGAGCTCCTCAACGCCAAATTCTTCTGTTGATTACAAATCGAAATCAAAAGGGCTGTACAAAGATTTAGAGGCCATTTTTGCATCTAAGTGA